In a genomic window of Melitaea cinxia chromosome 2, ilMelCinx1.1, whole genome shotgun sequence:
- the LOC123666956 gene encoding uncharacterized protein LOC123666956, with protein sequence MVGIGGVEPPAPRGRAELVFGPASEPLRILVRVNVLDDIVGSLPTVPLNDSAVRCASGLKPADPQWYQPGPIDLLLGADALGLIALGEIRALQPNGLSALSTVFGYTFFGPVLWSPPSQTADALSLVGVSLSDVVQRFWEIEEPPHAARANPLDRECELFYQNNTGRRVDGRFVTRLPFLNPRPSLGQSRTLAEKRLLSMERRMRRDPAFRDKYVAFMREYQELGHMSPSNFDWRSQEHYFLPHHAVLRTPESKIRVVFDGSAATSNGVSLNQCLHSGPKLIKDISDILTHFRRHQVVFVADIRMMFRQSVVHRDDRRYQLILWRENPSDPIRVFELNTTTYGLRSSPYIAMRTLLELAERERLHYARGASILETSVYMDDICTGASSVEEALVLRDELIAILKSGGYELRKWLSNSPHLLKDLPGEDQQDPHLFEHPDNPNLLTVLGIQYQPVQDSFTYRVELDPSPKTWTKRSVLSTVARTFDPNGWITPVIFLAKCFLQKLWLAGLGWDEPLNGALLREWLSIVSSLPDINRVSMPRCFLPPGRCRATLHGFCDASEKGYAAVVYLRTVSSSGQTAVHLVLAKSKVAPIRSRLTIPKLELSGAALLTRLLNHVHSSLNSVIDITDVYAWSDSEIVLCWLRASPHNLEVFVANRVSQIQNSETSLNWRHVPGELNPADCASRGCEAPSLIDHPLWWEPNWLTESPSVWPQNKLSEPLELPGLRARVGVAKDKPTQDFSLLERYSSLDKLLGVTAWMRRFVRNSRDPSTRISDSVLSPGERHEALMYWTRMVQSEHFEPVIETLRRGSVVKGALGRLNPFLDDAGMLRVGGRLRNSQLPYGARHPLLLPKDGPFVRLLVTYHHLKNAHAGCNALSAILQREFWILAGRRTIRSVIFKCIPCYKLKAAISHPMMGDLPADRVTAIRPFAGVGTDFAGPFLVKSSHLRNARSHKAYLCVFVCLSTKAVHLELVSALSTEAFVATLSRFVSRRGVPDLIRSDCGTNYKGTDRYLNEVVDFLSSNKTYLGTEMSKRGIQWKFDPPACPHWGGIFEAVVKVAKTHLRRVIGETILTFEELATVFCKIEAVLNSRPLGPLSSDPNDLEVLTPGHFLIGQPLNALPEYPFKDVKSSRLSRFDLLQQMTQSFWHRWSLEYLHLLQQRVKWSDKTDPPQVGDLVLVKEPNALPLYWRRGRIVKLSYGSDGVPRVAEVLVGDSVLQRAVATLSRLPICSRT encoded by the coding sequence ATGGTAGGCATCGGAGGCGTGGAGCCTCCTGCTCCTAGGGGAAGAGCTGAATTAGTATTTGGTCCTGCTAGCGAACCTCTTCGCATACTAGTTAGGGTAAATGTCCTCGATGACATAGTAGGTTCTCTCCCTACCGTCCCCTTGAATGACAGCGCTGTTCGTTGTGCGTCGGGATTGAAACCGGCAGACCCGCAGTGGTACCAACCGGGCCCTATCGATTTGTTGCTGGGTGCTGACGCGCTGGGACTTATTGCGTTGGGCGAGATACGAGCCCTACAGCCCAATGGGCTGTCGGCCCTGTCCACTGTATTTGGGTACACCTTCTTTGGCCCGGTTCTATGGTCTCCACCTTCTCAAACTGCCGATGCGCTCTCTCTTGTAGGCGTGTCCCTCTCGGACGTAGTCCAGCGGTTCTGGGAAATCGAGGAGCCGCCACACGCGGCTCGAGCCAACCCTCTTGACCGTGAGTGCGAGTTGTTCTATCAGAACAATACCGGCCGTCGTGTCGACGGTCGCTTTGTCACTCGTCTACCTTTTCTCAACCCACGGCCCTCTTTGGGCCAATCTCGTACCCTGGCCGAAAAGAGGCTTCTGTCCATGGAGCGCCGCATGCGGCGCGACCCAGCCTTTCGCGACAAATATGTCGCCTTCATGCGCGAATACCAAGAGCTGGGTCACATGTCCCCTTCCAACTTCGATTGGCGCTCACAGGAGCACTACTTCCTCCCTCACCATGCGGTCTTGCGGACCCCGGAGAGCAAAATTCGCGTGGTATTCGACGGCTCCGCCGCCACGTCCAATGGCGTGTCCCTGAACCAATGTCTCCACTCTGGCCCTAAACTGATAAAGGACATATCCGACATCTTGACCCACTTCCGTCGGCACCAGGTGGTCTTTGTAGCCGACATTCGAATGATGTTCCGCCAATCTGTGGTCCATCGCGATGACCGTCGATACCAGCTCATTTTGTGGCGCGAGAATCCCAGCGACCCGATACGGGTGTTTGAGCTGAACACTACCACTTATGGACTCCGGTCCAGCCCGTATATCGCCATGCGAACCCTACTTGAGCTCGCCGAGAGGGAGCGTCTACACTACGCTCGGGGGGCTTCTATCCTGGAAACTTCTGTCTACATGGACGACATCTGCACTGGAGCCTCATCTGTCGAGGAAGCTCTCGTATTGCGGGACGAATTGATTGCCATCCTGAAGTCCGGCGGTTATGAGTTACGCAAATGGCTATCGAATTCCCCTCATCTTTTGAAAGATCTACCGGGAGAGGATCAACAGGATCCTCATCTTTTTGAGCACCCCGACAATCCTAATTTGCTGACTGTGCTGGGTATCCAGTACCAGCCTGTCCAAGATTCCTTCACGTATCGAGTTGAACTCGATCCCTCTCCTAAAACATGGACCAAGCGTTCCGTACTGTCCACAGTAGCTCGCACCTTCGATCCAAATGGATGGATCACTCCGGTCATTTTCTTGGCCAAATGCTTTCTTCAAAAGCTCTGGCTAGCCGGGCTGGGCTGGGACGAGCCTCTTAATGGTGCTCTCTTGCGAGAGTGGCTCTCTATTGTGTCCTCCCTCCCGGACATCAACCGAGTCTCAATGCCAAGGTGCTTCCTTCCTCCAGGGAGATGCCGGGCTACCCTGCATGGATTCTGCGACGCCTCTGAGAAGGGCTATGCAGCTGTGGTGTACTTGCGGACTGTAAGCTCGTCTGGCCAGACCGCGGTCCATCTCGTACTTGCCAAGAGCAAGGTTGCTCCCATAAGGTCCCGCCTGACGATCCCCAAATTGGAGCTGTCCGGAGCCGCTCTTCTCACGCGACTTCTCAACCACGTCCACTCGTCTCTGAACTCCGTAATCGACATTACGGACGTCTATGCTTGGTCGGACAGTGAGATCGTACTTTGTTGGCTCAGAGCTTCCCCTCACAACCTGGAAGTTTTTGTCGCGAATCGCGTGTCGCAAATCCAGAACTCAGAGACGTCTCTAAACTGGAGACATGTACCGGGGGAATTAAACCCGGCAGACTGCGCTTCTCGCGGCTGCGAAGCCCCCTCTTTGATCGACCACCCGCTGTGGTGGGAACCCAATTGGTTGACTGAGTCTCCTTCAGTCTGGCCCCAAAATAAATTATCTGAACCACTTGAATTGCCTGGCCTACGAGCTCGAGTAGGAGTGGCCAAGGATAAGCCCACTCAGGATTTCTCCCTGCTAGAGCGCTACAGCTCCCTCGATAAACTTTTAGGAGTGACTGCTTGGATGCGTCGATTCGTCCGCAATTCGAGAGACCCATCCACCCGAATCTCTGATTCGGTTTTGTCCCCTGGCGAGCGTCACGAAGCCTTAATGTATTGGACCCGTATGGTTCAATCCGAGCACTTTGAGCCCGTTATTGAAACTCTAAGGCGGGGCTCCGTTGTCAAGGGCGCCTTGGGCCGTCTGAACCCCTTTCTGGACGACGCCGGGATGTTGCGCGTGGGTGGACGTCTGAGAAATTCCCAATTGCCCTACGGGGCTCGACATCCGTTATTGCTCCCTAAAGATGGCCCTTTTGTTCGGTTGTTGGTCACTTACCATCACCTTAAGAATGCTCACGCTGGCTGCAATGCCCTTTCAGCCATTTTGCAGCGGGAGTTTTGGATTTTGGCAGGCCGACGCACCATCCGGAGCGTCATCTTTAAATGTATCCCGTGCTACAAACTGAAGGCCGCCATTTCTCACCCTATGATGGGCGACTTGCCAGCCGATCGCGTCACTGCCATCCGACCATTCGCTGGAGTCGGAACTGATTTTGCTGGCCCTTTCCTAGTCAAGTCGTCCCACCTTCGTAACGCGCGATCACATAAAGCCTACCTGTGCGTGTTCGTATGCCTCTCCACTAAGGCCGTTCATCTGGAACTTGTAAGTGCCCTCAGCACTGAGGCCTTTGTGGCCACACTAAGCCGCTTTGTGTCTCGCCGTGGGGTCCCTGACCTGATCCGATCCGACTGCGGAACCAATTATAAGGGCACGGATAGATATCTGAACGAAGTTGTGGACTTCCTGTCTAGCAACAAGACTTATTTAGGTACTGAGATGTCAAAGCGGGGCATCCAGTGGAAGTTCGACCCTCCTGCCTGCCCGCACTGGGGCGGTATTTTTGAGGCGGTAGTTAAAGTTGCAAAAACGCATCTCCGTCGCGTTATTGGCGAAACTATTCTGACTTTTGAGGAGCTTGCTACTGTATTCTGCAAGATTGAGGCGGTACTCAACTCTCGGCCCCTTGGCCCCCTATCGTCCGATCCAAATGATTTGGAGGTCCTAACCCCTGGTCACTTCCTGATTGGCCAGCCACTTAACGCCCTGCCTGAATACCCGTTTAAGGACGTAAAGTCCTCGCGTCTTAGTAGATTTGACCTGCTGCAACAGATGACCCAGAGTTTTTGGCATCGATGGTCCCTGGAGTACCTACATCTTTTGCAGCAGCGCGTTAAGTGGTCTGACAAGACGGACCCCCCTCAGGTTGGAGATCTCGTGTTGGTCAAAGAACCCAACGCTCTGCCATTGTACTGGCGCCGCGGTCGCATCGTTAAGCTATCATATGGATCGGATGGCGTGCCCAGGGTTGCCGAGGTCTTGGTCGGAGATTCGGTCTTGCAACGCGCCGTCGCGACTCTGTCTCGTTTACCAATTTGCTCGCGGACATAA